A stretch of DNA from Roseofilum casamattae BLCC-M143:
AGGTCGTCACGGACTTCTAGGCGAAATACCAGTACATACTCCATGTCTACTTCCTGACCGATGCTTTGATCTCTTCCCAGGTGAGCACGTTATCTGGATCGCGATCGTAGCTATTAATCCGGCGATCGAGTTCGTGTTTTTGCGCCTCGGTGAGATCGGGATAAACCTGTTCGGCTGCAATACTATCCCAAATCGCTTGAACTAGCAGGATTCTATCCTCAACACTTAAAGCTGTAATTTCATTCAGCGTAGCCGCGATATTCATACAAAGACCTCAGAGTAAGACATGCGATCGCACTTCCTCAAATATAGCGAACAGTTAAGTTAAATTATCAATCACCTCATCCACAAAGAGTTGCGATCTATCGATAAGGGTGATTTTGATGTTTAAAACGGCTTGTCCACCAGCTCTGAACTCAGAATTAAATGCGATCGCCTCCACCAATCCATAATCTTCTAATCTTTGCAAACCTCCCCTAACCGAATCAATATATTCATTAACTGACATATTCTAAATTTTTGAGGCTCTTGATTTTTTCCTCCAGTTCTAAAAAAAACTGACATTCTCCCATCCACTCAACATATTCTAAGTCTCCACTTTCCATATCTTCTGCTGCAAGTGTATCCTGAAACTGGCTCGATCGCTGTTGATATTTTTCTTCAAAATAATCCAGTCGCTTTCTGGCATTTTTTTGGCTATTTTCTAACCGACAAACTTCGGCGGCGATTGCCTTTTTAACCAGTTCCGTCACTCCCTCTAGATTATCACTTTTCAATATAATTTCTGCCATGTGGTCACCTCTTCATACTTTCCTCTTTCAGGATAAAGCCATCTCGGAATTGCGATCGCTCTGCTGGTTGTCTATACTTGACTTGGGCTTCACGTAATATGGCAAACACTTTATCGGATAATTCCGGACAAAGCGATTGCATCGATACTGTCTCTAACTGCTTTGACTGCTCCAACTCAAGTTTTCACCGAGTTTAATGCTGCTTTCGCTGGCGCAGTAAAGTGGCTCCAAAAGCAATTATACTCAATGCAAAAATGGAAGAAGGTTCGGGAACTGAAGGCACTGCACTAAATGAAATATCATCTACTGCAAAATCATTACCAGTCCAGACTGGATTATGATTGATTAAGGAAAACTGAACGGAGTTGTGAGAGCCAGAATGCCATGTTGTGCTGAGATTTTCCCAGAATCCACTGATATTCGTAGAAGCCGTTAAAACCGGTCCGATCGCTTCTGAGTTAATCGCAAACTGGAGTTGAGCTGTTTGCGCAGCAATAGTACTAGCAATCCAGGCTGATAAATCGTAACTCGTATCGGGAAGAACATCAATGGTTTGAGACCATACAATAGGTCCAGCACCGTCAGTTAAAGAGCCTCCATTAACAATCATCATCAAGCCATCACCAGTAGTGCGATCGCCAAAAGAACTAAACAAACTGTGATGATCGTGTGGATTTTTACCCACAGCATAACGCGCTGGTGGTGGTAAAAGATTGTGAGAATTAAGTGATGAGTAATCGCTCGAAAAACCAGTATCTCCAGCACTAAAGTCGCCATTGTAGACAAGATTCGCCGCTCTAACTGATTTAGCTGTGCCTAAACAACATAACGTGGTAAGTGTAAATGCAGTTGTAATCTTTTGTATAGTGTTGCACATTTTGAATACTTTATAATGCTCGCATTTTCTACTGATGAATCCCAAAAACTGAACTCATTACGTTTAGTAGTCTGGGGCAGTAGAGGGTGTTAATAACACCCTCTACTGGTTCTATGCACCGACGGCTTCTTTTGCCGCATACATGACTTCAATGCTAATTTCTTCCAAGCCGCGATCGCGGGCAAATTTCTCGGTATTCCGCTTTACTTTACCGCGCACGAATCCGGGAACTTTGTTCAATTCGGCTTTCGCTTCTTTCGTCCAATTGAGATCGGAGTCAGCAGAAATTCCCTTATGAATGACTTCTTTGGTATCGTGACCGCCAAAGATTTCTAATAAGTGGTCTTCCATGCCCAAAGTAAAGGAATTATAGACCAAATCGGCGATCTGATTCGTGCCTTCATATCCCATAAATGGTTTATAGCCAATGGGGAAATCTTGAATGTGAATGGGAGCTGCAATTACGCCACAAGGAATGCTCAAACGCTTGCCTACATGTCGTTCCATTTGCGTGCCAAAAATTGCCGACGGTTCGACTCTTGCGATCGCATCGCCAATTTCGCCATTATCTTCACTGATAATAACTTCATCGCAATATCCCTTCACTTGTTCCTGGAACCATTCTCGATCGTATTTGCAATAAGTTCCCGCCCAAACCACGTGAATTCCCATCTCTCGTGCCAGGACTTTTGTCATCGCCGCCGCATGGGTACTGTCGCCAAATACAACTGCTTTTTTCCCGGTTAAATTCTGACAGTCAATGGAGCGCGAAAACCAAGCTGCTTGCGAAACATAGAGAGTTTGATTTTCGATATAATCTTCATAGTTAACATCAGCACCTTGCTCGTTCAAGACTTGCTGAATTTTGCGAATGCAACGCGCCGTTTCCACCACACCCATGGGAGTAATATCCACATAAGGCATTCCAAACTCAGCTTCCAAATATTTCGCCGCCATCAATCCCACTTCTCGATAGGGAGCTAAGTTAAACCAAGCGCGCGGTAGATTTTTCAGATTATGCACGGAAGCGCCTTCAGGAACCACTTCATTTACTTCAATGCCTAAATCTGCCATTAAGCATCTGAGTTCCCGACAGTCGTGTTGATTGTGAAATCCGAGGGTGGTTAATCCGATGATATTCACCGACGGTTTTTCCGTTTTCCCTTCCGGAAGCGTACCCTGTTTTTGCGCTTTTTTCAGATAGAATTGAATAATCTGTTCCAGAGTGCGATCGCTCGCTTGCAGTTCGTTCACCCGATAATGATTTACATCCGCCAGCAGCACGTCAGCTTGCGAATCTAGAGTAGCGCGTTCGACAAAGTTC
This window harbors:
- a CDS encoding addiction module protein gives rise to the protein MNIAATLNEITALSVEDRILLVQAIWDSIAAEQVYPDLTEAQKHELDRRINSYDRDPDNVLTWEEIKASVRK
- a CDS encoding PEP-CTERM sorting domain-containing protein; its protein translation is MGFISRKCEHYKVFKMCNTIQKITTAFTLTTLCCLGTAKSVRAANLVYNGDFSAGDTGFSSDYSSLNSHNLLPPPARYAVGKNPHDHHSLFSSFGDRTTGDGLMMIVNGGSLTDGAGPIVWSQTIDVLPDTSYDLSAWIASTIAAQTAQLQFAINSEAIGPVLTASTNISGFWENLSTTWHSGSHNSVQFSLINHNPVWTGNDFAVDDISFSAVPSVPEPSSIFALSIIAFGATLLRQRKQH
- the bchB gene encoding ferredoxin:protochlorophyllide reductase (ATP-dependent) subunit B → MKLAYWMYAGPAHIGTLRIASSFKNVHAIMHAPLGDDYFNVMRSMLERERDYTPVTASVVDRHVLARGSQEKVVNNIVRKDKEERPDLIVLTPTCTSSILQEDLENFVERATLDSQADVLLADVNHYRVNELQASDRTLEQIIQFYLKKAQKQGTLPEGKTEKPSVNIIGLTTLGFHNQHDCRELRCLMADLGIEVNEVVPEGASVHNLKNLPRAWFNLAPYREVGLMAAKYLEAEFGMPYVDITPMGVVETARCIRKIQQVLNEQGADVNYEDYIENQTLYVSQAAWFSRSIDCQNLTGKKAVVFGDSTHAAAMTKVLAREMGIHVVWAGTYCKYDREWFQEQVKGYCDEVIISEDNGEIGDAIARVEPSAIFGTQMERHVGKRLSIPCGVIAAPIHIQDFPIGYKPFMGYEGTNQIADLVYNSFTLGMEDHLLEIFGGHDTKEVIHKGISADSDLNWTKEAKAELNKVPGFVRGKVKRNTEKFARDRGLEEISIEVMYAAKEAVGA